The following is a genomic window from Lagenorhynchus albirostris chromosome 2, mLagAlb1.1, whole genome shotgun sequence.
ACATTGAAAGGTAGTATATTTCAGTGGTCCTTAAAAAGAGCTAAAATGAAGAGCAGCATGTCATGTTTGATCTACAGTATGTCTGAagttgagaaaaaattttaaagtatattgttCTTCACATAGTAGTCTAAAGTATCGTtcttttagtattattttaacCAATACAATGAAACCTACTAACCATTTTGAGAAAACTCGATTTCTTTTATCAGAAAAACCTGAGACAGCACAGATTCCAGGGCAGACAGATAAGCAAGTGATGCTGGATTCTCAGGACTGACTACCTTGCTCTGAGGTAAAGAGATACCAGCTATATCCATCAGCTAATTCATCGAAGTAGACACTTATCACCTTATAAATGGTTTATATTCTAAATGGCCATTGGTTAAGGAGGAAAAATTAAGGCAACAGCCAATTAACCAACCTAGCACGGCCTACAAAGCCCTAAATAAATTGGACCTTGCCTCTCTCTCAAGCCTCATCTCACACCTAAAGACTGTTACTACATTTCAGCCACTCTGGCCTTGTTTCAGCTCTGGGAACTTTAAATTCTTTCCCCACTCAAGGTCTTGggacatccttttctttctgCCAATACAGCTTTTCCTCCTACTCTTTGCTAACTCCCATCAATCCTGGATCCTTACCTCCTAATGTCACTTTACAAAGAAGCTAAATGAAGTTTCCATGTTTTTGATTCCCAGCAAACCCTGTCCTTCTCCTTTACTGCACTTACTACAATATAACTACACATAattcttattattatatttatttgtttaatggcTATCTCATCCAGAAGAGAGGAAGCATTATATGCGCAAGGATTAtgttgacttccttttttttttttaggtcatttctatttaattaagaaatttgtaatttaaaagagaCAATGACAAACTAGAACACAACCACAGGAAGACAGGATAGTGAAACTTCTAGAAACTACCTTAGAAAAAACAGttgaaaaattcaattaaatacttattgaacaaaTGCAGAATAAATGAACTAGGGGGTGGTTTTAACctgaagatacaataaacaactTCAAATATTCAGAGGGCTGtcacacaaaaaatgaaagaCTTGTTCAGTATTTCTCCAAAGGGCGGAACTTGACCCAAGGGCCAAATATAAGCAGCCAAGAGGCTGCAGGACAGTCGTACAAAGTGTATCACTTAATCGCTTCTTTCCCAAACAATGCATTCCACACTTACGTTTCCCTTCTTCTGAAAGGAAATATTACAACTTAATACTTCTTATGAATGTCTTTAACAAGTCCCATTTTCATGGCAAGCCCTCCACTGCCAGCAATGGATGTACTCACACtctcagaaaaaaatctaaagttaACAAGCTGGTTTACTAGGGAGATGGCCTTTGTTCCTCAGCTCTATCTCAGCATTTTATATTTGTGATTCtcaggaggggagagaaaaagagcatATTCTCCAAAGGGGGTGAATTAGAGTCCCCGGCACTTCAGATCCTGCCCCTGGGGACAGTCCTCCTCAAACCCCAGACGTATCACTGTAACTATCAACCTGTGGTAGAGATGGGAGTGTGCTGTGTGCTGGGGCAGAAGAAAACAGCTGACAACCAATATTCTACATGAAGCAGGAGAACTGTATTTCACGAGTCACTAGGAAATATAAACTGACTGCCTAATACTGACGGGCTCCATCCAAACTGTCAAATATTACAAAATGAGAATTGTTTCAACAACCATTCAGCATGTTTaaggacaaaatatatataatatattttatattatatacgtATTTTATCACATACTCAGTAAGGAATGATGAGGTGCTTAATCCatccaataaaattgaaaataaaaattttacatttttctgtcaGTATTCAGGATGCTGAAGGTGGATCTTGAACTCAGAATGATAAGTCAGTTTTCGAGGAAAGCCACATAATCAGTGAGTCTGGCTAACTGCTGTTCATTGGGGATGGGTGGAACGGGGGCAGGCTCTGAAAAGGGAATAAACCTGTTAAAGGAAACAACCAGGGCCCCTGCAACTGGCTTTCTGGGCATGACCATCCTTGTGGTGGAGTCGGCCTGCCATCCTTGTTCTAGGATACCTTTCACAGCCTCTTCCACGGGAAGTCCAACAAAGGCTGCGAAATCGTCGGCAATAATGGAGGTATATGCCTGAGAGACCAGGGAGAAGGCTCGCCTCCGGGTGGCATCTCTAAGTGCCTCCATGATTGGCTGGACCGTCTCAGACCATGGGTGAGCGCTGATGGTGGTATAGATCCCAGGGAAATCTCTCTGCCAGATTCTTTGTCCTACCGACCAAATTCCCCCAAGTTCAGAATTTGCAGATTTTATAGCAGGTTGTATTCTTTTCCAAAGATATCTTGCATTATTCATGTCATTATAAAGCAGATATAAAGCTAGAAGCTGACCATACACTGGAGGTGTAGCAATTCCTCCTGGAGCCTTGAGCTCCTGGTTCTCGCACTGATCCAGCAACTTTCTGAAACTAAAGGAAC
Proteins encoded in this region:
- the LOC132515824 gene encoding COP9 signalosome complex subunit 8-like, which translates into the protein MPVAVMAESSFSFRKLLDQCENQELKAPGGIATPPVYGQLLALYLLYNDMNNARYLWKRIQPAIKSANSELGGIWSVGQRIWQRDFPGIYTTISAHPWSETVQPIMEALRDATRRRAFSLVSQAYTSIIADDFAAFVGLPVEEAVKGILEQGWQADSTTRMVMPRKPVAGALVVSFNRFIPFSEPAPVPPIPNEQQLARLTDYVAFLEN